The following proteins are co-located in the Silene latifolia isolate original U9 population chromosome 1, ASM4854445v1, whole genome shotgun sequence genome:
- the LOC141629248 gene encoding F-box protein CPR1-like: MKWAIAYLSSYGFGYDSEHDDYKIVWTRNCWRVDDRDRHVFIYSLKSDLWSSLTPLTRVSTERRCWTKIESVALLVNDMLHYLVYLMTEGSINEYKIARFDVISEKWRDDLSLPVQVNNDVHLGKLDGWLYIHVDNLGIYSSDIWKMEKDGSWKKFFHLPKDIQGRCRIIAHSECHSLLLQDCRFDRTELFWYDQRDKKRIPFKPEPLQRHCRSFILCIASLDTIPGPP, encoded by the coding sequence ATGAAATGGGCGATTGCTTATTTATCATCATATGGTTTTGGTTACGATAGCGAACACGACGACTACAAGATTGTATGGACTAGAAATTGTTGGAGGGTTGATGACAGAGACAGACATGTGTTTATATACAGCCTGAAGAGTGATTTATGGAGCTCTCTTACCCCCCTTACTCGTGTTTCAACTGAGAGACGATGTTGGACAAAAATCGAAAGCGTAGCATTATTAGTAAACGATATGCTACACTATCTTGTTTACCTTATGACAGAAGGCTCCATCAATGAATATAAAATTGCTCGCTTTGATGTTATTTCTGAGAAATGGAGAGACGACCTTAGTTTACCGGTTCAAGTGAATAATGACGTACATCTTGGAAAGTTGGATGGATGGTTATACATACATGTTGATAATCTTGGTATTTATTCAAGTGACATTTGGAAGATGGAAAAAGATGGTTCATGGAAGAAGTTTTTTCATCTTCCTAAAGATATACAGGGGCGATGTCGAATAATTGCTCATTCCGAGTGTCATAGTTTACTGCTTCAAGATTGTCGCTTTGACAGAACTGAACTGTTTTGGTATGATCAACGAGATAAGAAAAGGATACCATTCAAACCAGAGCCATTGCAGAGGCACTGCCGATCATTCATTCTTTGTATTGCAAGTCTCGACACAATTCCAGGGCCCCCCTAA
- the LOC141629307 gene encoding F-box/kelch-repeat protein At3g23880-like yields MACLKTTYRMPLDMILDILVWLPAKSALRFKSVCREWCNLINSPFFAKLHLNKSHQPDSGHNQALIGTLLSIPTLRIVDDLYRPSRWTKLSLPNNIDKAYIQVVGSCNGLVCFKFTDIYGCPDIRCFLICNPTTRTFKSILPSSEKKWMERSLSCGFGYDSEHDDYKIVVTSNVWTEYDDRDVRIYRVKADLWSYPTPTTGVSSGKIWENRDPVIFKDKMLYYLVSSGWDYKIARFDVVSEKWTDDLCIPIQLKKYSPKLGAFDGCLYLRTGDCSTEIWILEEDDGSWKKLFRLPISFNWKHFITRSKDRRNRLLFQYYFCENDLLEWCDQRVNGPILLDVGPLPRHTSITPYKDSWLFLNKGARN; encoded by the coding sequence ATGGCGTGTCTAAAGACGACCTACCGAATGCCATTAGACATGATCCTTGATATACTAGTTTGGTTACCGGCTAAATCCGCCTTACGCTTCAAATCCGTATGCAGAGAATGGTGTAATCTTATCAACAGCCCTTTTTTCGCTAAGCTACATCTTAACAAATCCCACCAACCCGACTCAGGACACAATCAGGCCCTTATCGGTACTCTTCTCTCTATTCCTACCCTTCGTATCGTTGATGATCTTTATCGCCCCTCTAGATGGACCAAATTGAGTTTGCCTAATAATATCGATAAAGCCTATATCCAAGTTGTAGGCTCTTGTAATGGCTTGGTTTGTTTTAAATTTACCGATATTTATGGGTGTCCAGACATTAGGTGCTTCCTTATATGCAACCCTACAACACGTACttttaaatcaatccttccttccTCGGAGAAGAAATGGATGGAGCGAAGCTTATCATGTGGTTTTGGTTACGATAGTGAACATGATGATTATAAGATTGTAGTGACTAGTAACGTTTGGACGGAGTATGATGACAGAGATGTGCGCATATACCGTGTCAAGGCTGATTTATGGAGCTATCCTACTCCAACTACTGGAGTTTCATCCGGGAAAATTTGGGAAAACCGAGATCCAGTGATCTTCAAAGACAAGATGCTATACTATCTTGTTTCATCTGGGTGGGATTATAAAATTGCTCGTTTTGATGTCGTCTCAGAGAAATGGACAGACGACTTATGTATTCCGATTCAATTGAAGAAGTATTCTCCAAAATTAGGAGCGTTTGATGGATGTTTATATTTACGCACTGGTGATTGTTCAACTGAAATTTGGATtttggaagaagatgatggttcATGGAAGAAACTGTTTCGTCTTCCTATAAGTTTTAACTGGAAGCATTTTATTACTCGTTCCAAGGACAGGCGCAATCGTTTACTGTTTCAATATTATTTTTGTGAAAATGATCTTCTCGAATGGTGTGATCAACGAGTAAACGGACCGATACTATTAGACGTAGGGCCGTTGCCAAGGCATACATCAATCACGCCTTATAAAGATTCCTGGTTGTTCCTGAACAAAGGTGCAAGAAATTAA
- the LOC141629186 gene encoding F-box protein CPR1-like, with product MSKRARGIVAHRIPLDLVVDILVCLPAKSVLQFKCVCKEWYNLINSPLLHKLHLNKSLEPNSQHNNCILYWTTSILCVVDNLYDHPIKVTELNWPITIEDDDCIRQVDSCNGLICFDVSTLPYYKIRSFLLCNLTTRTFKSIFPPSEKIWSQRGADSVLYSFGYDSEHDDYKIVVTRSLWTEDNRDSRIFIYSLKTNLWTSSYSPLTRISTEGRLSNICQAIFGHNMLHYLVETIKGFIEDYRIARFDVADEKWTDDLSLPNQVKSIVRLGNLDGRLYVHALNNYYSSTIIWMMEEDGSWKKMFQLPKELHSQHLIACSKDGRRQHLLLQDYDGPGDVLKWYDQQNNKRIPLNLKPPPKDRYAVMLCIASLIRIPRCSLTKLQEMNK from the coding sequence ATGTCGAAACGTGCTCGTGGAATTGTAGCACATCGAATACCATTAGATTTGGTGGTTGATATACTGGTTTGCTTACCGGCTAAATCTGTCTTACAGTTCAAGTGTGTATGTAAAGAGTGGTACAATCTTATCAACAGCCCCCTTTTACATAAACTCCATCTTAACAAATCCCTCGAACCCAACTCGCAACACAACAACTGTATCCTATACTGGACTACAAGTATCCTTTGTGTCGTCGATAATCTTTATGATCATCCTATCAAAGTGACCGAATTGAATTGGCCTATTACCATTGAAGACGACGACTGTATTCGTCAAGTAGATTCTTGCAATGGCTTGATTTGCTTTGATGTTTCCACCCTGCCCTATTATAAGATTAGGAGTTTCCTTTTATGCAACCTTACAACGCGTACTTTCAAATCAATCTTTCCTCCCTCGGAGAAAATATGGAGCCAACGGGGGGCCGATAGtgtattatatagttttggttatgATAGTGAACACGACGACTATAAGATCGTAGTGACTAGATCTTTGTGGACGGAAGATAACCGAGACAGCCGTATATTTATATACAGCTTGAAGACTAACTTATGGACCTCTTCTTATTCCCCCCTTACTCGAATTTCAACCGAGGGACGTTTGTCAAACATATGCCAAGCAATATTCGGACACAATATGCTACACTATCTTGTTGAAACGATAAAAGGCTTCATCGAAGACTATAGAATTGCTCGTTTTGATGTCGCTGATGAGAAATGGACAGACGATCTAAGTTTACCAAATCAAGTGAAGAGTATTGTACGGCTTGGAAACTTAGATGGACGTTTATACGTACATGCTCTTAACAATTATTACTCGTCAACAATTATTTGGATGATGGAAGAAGATGGTTCATGGAAGAAGATGTTTCAACTTCCTAAAGAATTACACTCGCAGCATCTAATTGCTTGTTCCAAGGACGGACGACGACAACATTTATTGCTTCAAGATTATGATGGTCCTGGGGATGTTCTCAAATGGTATGATCAACAAAATAACAAAAGGATACCCTTAAACCTAAAGCCACCGCCTAAAGATAGATATGCAGTTATGCTCTGTATTGCAAGCCTAATTCGGATTCCAAGATGCTCCTTAACAAAGTTGCAGGAAATGAACAAGTAA